Proteins encoded together in one Mycobacterium sp. MS1601 window:
- a CDS encoding MarR family winged helix-turn-helix transcriptional regulator, with the protein MTTASAPDTTGLGADLLSVVARLNRFATQRTQLPLPWAQARLLSTIEDRGEARISDLAELDHCSQPTMTTQVRRLEDAGLVTRTPDPGDARAVLIRITETGIEVLARARVDRAAVIDPLLEQLTDAERSALSTAVDVMRQMLRTAQNS; encoded by the coding sequence ATGACGACTGCCAGCGCCCCAGACACTACCGGCCTGGGCGCCGACTTACTCAGCGTTGTGGCTCGACTCAACCGATTCGCGACACAGCGCACCCAACTCCCCCTGCCCTGGGCGCAGGCGCGGCTGCTCTCGACCATCGAAGACCGGGGCGAAGCCCGGATCTCCGATCTCGCCGAGCTGGACCACTGCTCCCAGCCGACCATGACCACCCAGGTGCGCCGCCTCGAGGACGCCGGCCTGGTGACACGCACCCCCGACCCCGGTGATGCGCGCGCCGTCCTGATCAGGATCACCGAGACCGGAATCGAGGTACTGGCCCGGGCGCGGGTGGATCGCGCAGCCGTCATCGATCCCCTGCTGGAGCAGTTGACCGACGCCGAGCGATCCGCCCTGAGCACCGCGGTCGACGTGATGCGGCAGATGCTGCGGACAGCACAGAACAGTTAG
- a CDS encoding MFS transporter, with protein sequence MWRQPKAVWAVAFASVVAFMGIGLVDPILKPIADNLDATPSQVSLLFTSYMAVMGVAMLITGVVSSRIGPKRTLILGLVIIIAGAGLAGLSDTVLEIVGWRALWGLGNALFVATALATIVNSARGSVAQAVILYEAALGLGIAVGPLVGGVLGSISWRGPFFGVSALMAVAVLVTALLLPATPPAARSTSLLDPFRALRHRGLLGVAITALLYNFGFFTLLAFTPFPLDMDAHGIGLIFFGWGLALAFTSVVVAPRLQRQFGTVPTLVANLLLMTATLAVMAVLTDSKAVLAVCVIIAGLWIGVNNTLITETVMKAAPVERGVASAAYSFVRFAGAALAPWLAGALGEQVSAHLPYWVGAGAVLIGAAVLFVTRRWLTGIDEPETEVEFAEDETLASTS encoded by the coding sequence ATGTGGCGCCAACCAAAGGCGGTGTGGGCGGTGGCGTTCGCCTCCGTCGTGGCATTCATGGGCATCGGACTCGTCGATCCCATCCTCAAACCGATTGCCGACAACCTCGACGCCACGCCGTCACAGGTCTCACTTCTGTTCACCAGCTACATGGCCGTGATGGGAGTGGCGATGCTCATCACCGGAGTGGTGTCCTCACGCATCGGGCCGAAGCGCACCCTGATTCTGGGTCTGGTGATCATCATCGCCGGCGCCGGACTGGCCGGACTGTCGGACACAGTGCTCGAAATCGTCGGCTGGCGCGCCCTGTGGGGGCTGGGCAACGCGCTGTTCGTGGCGACCGCACTGGCCACCATCGTCAACTCTGCCCGCGGATCGGTGGCTCAGGCGGTCATTCTCTACGAGGCGGCGTTGGGGCTGGGCATCGCGGTCGGCCCGCTGGTGGGTGGCGTGCTGGGGTCGATCTCCTGGCGCGGGCCGTTCTTCGGGGTGTCGGCGCTGATGGCGGTGGCGGTGCTGGTGACGGCGCTGCTGCTACCCGCCACTCCCCCCGCCGCCCGTTCGACGTCGCTGCTTGACCCGTTCCGCGCGCTGCGACACCGCGGACTGCTGGGTGTGGCCATCACCGCGCTGCTGTACAACTTCGGCTTCTTCACCCTGCTGGCGTTCACGCCCTTCCCACTGGACATGGACGCCCATGGCATCGGGCTGATCTTCTTCGGCTGGGGTCTGGCACTGGCGTTCACCTCGGTTGTGGTGGCACCGCGATTGCAACGCCAATTCGGCACCGTGCCCACCTTGGTGGCGAACCTGCTGCTGATGACGGCCACCCTGGCAGTGATGGCGGTGCTCACCGACTCCAAGGCCGTACTGGCGGTGTGCGTGATCATCGCCGGTCTGTGGATCGGTGTGAACAACACGCTGATCACCGAAACGGTGATGAAGGCCGCTCCGGTGGAGCGCGGAGTTGCCTCTGCGGCATATAGTTTCGTGCGCTTCGCCGGCGCGGCGTTGGCGCCGTGGCTGGCCGGTGCGCTGGGCGAGCAGGTCAGCGCACACCTGCCGTACTGGGTGGGTGCGGGTGCTGTGCTGATCGGCGCGGCGGTGCTGTTCGTCACGCGACGCTGGCTGACCGGGATCGACGAACCCGAGACGGAAGTGGAGTTCGCCGAAGACGAGACTCTGGCGTCAACGAGTTAG
- a CDS encoding ABC transporter ATP-binding protein translates to MTSSPAAAVPRSARSLRPAEIAQAAVMAALCAATAIIAVVVPFAAALSLLGTVPMALLAYRYRVRVLLSAAVAAGIIAFLIAGLGGFMTVANCAYIGGLAGVVRRRGRGTPTVVAASFVAGVLFGLFVVGALAVLSRLRNLIFASMTANVDGTAAILARIPALEQTSQDLKDFFQVALSYWPWLMMGYAIFAIMSVTLMGWWALSKVLHRLRGLPDVHKLDLVDVAETPAPVPVRLRDVSFRYPNADHDALAPVSLDIGTGEHVAITGANGSGKTTLMLLLAGRQPSSGVIERDGGVGLGALGGTAVIMQHPESQVLGTRVADDVVWGLPPGTHTDVEALLSEVGLAGMGERDTGGLSGGELQRLAVAAALARRPAMLIADEVTSMVDQAGRDALLDVLSGLSQRHDMSLVHITHYNNEADSADRAVNLSASADNTSMVATAAAPAATVANGSQPKGTPVLELDRVSHEYGTGTPWAKPALQNISFAVHEGDGVLIHGGNGSGKSTLAWIMAGLAVPTFGTALVDGQPAHERVGSVALAFQAARLQLMRARVDLEVASAAGFEPGDKKRVYAALNSVGLDSSLARRRTDQLSGGQMRRVVLAGLLAREPKALILDEPLAGLDAESQAGLLRLLEDLRKNRGLTVVVISHDFVGLEELCPRILHLRDGVMEPVSTTSAGGMS, encoded by the coding sequence ATGACCTCGAGCCCCGCGGCCGCTGTGCCCAGATCGGCCAGGTCACTCCGTCCGGCAGAAATCGCGCAGGCCGCCGTCATGGCCGCGTTGTGCGCCGCCACCGCCATCATCGCCGTCGTCGTTCCCTTCGCCGCCGCACTCTCGCTGTTGGGCACTGTTCCCATGGCGCTGCTGGCGTACCGATATCGGGTCCGGGTGCTGCTCTCCGCCGCCGTCGCAGCCGGGATCATCGCTTTTTTGATCGCGGGGCTGGGTGGCTTCATGACGGTCGCGAACTGCGCCTACATCGGCGGCCTCGCCGGCGTGGTGCGTCGCCGCGGTCGCGGGACCCCGACCGTGGTGGCTGCCTCGTTCGTGGCGGGCGTGCTGTTCGGTCTCTTTGTCGTCGGTGCCCTGGCAGTGCTCTCCCGCCTGCGAAATCTGATCTTTGCCTCCATGACGGCCAACGTCGACGGCACCGCCGCGATACTGGCGCGCATTCCTGCGCTCGAGCAGACCTCGCAGGATCTCAAGGACTTCTTCCAAGTCGCGCTGAGCTACTGGCCGTGGCTGATGATGGGCTACGCCATCTTCGCGATCATGAGCGTCACGCTGATGGGGTGGTGGGCGCTGTCGAAGGTGCTGCACCGGCTGCGCGGACTTCCCGACGTCCACAAACTGGACCTGGTCGACGTCGCCGAAACTCCCGCGCCGGTTCCGGTACGACTGCGCGACGTGTCGTTCCGCTACCCGAACGCCGACCACGACGCTCTGGCGCCGGTCAGCCTGGATATCGGCACGGGCGAGCATGTCGCGATCACCGGCGCCAACGGTTCCGGAAAGACCACGCTCATGTTGTTGCTCGCCGGGCGTCAACCAAGCTCGGGCGTCATCGAGCGCGACGGCGGGGTCGGACTGGGTGCCCTCGGTGGTACCGCGGTGATCATGCAACACCCCGAGAGCCAGGTGCTGGGCACTCGGGTCGCCGACGACGTGGTGTGGGGTCTGCCGCCCGGGACACACACCGACGTCGAGGCGTTGTTGTCCGAGGTGGGGCTGGCCGGGATGGGTGAGCGTGACACCGGCGGGCTCTCCGGCGGCGAATTGCAGCGGCTGGCAGTGGCCGCGGCGCTGGCCCGCCGGCCGGCCATGCTGATCGCCGACGAGGTGACCTCGATGGTCGACCAGGCCGGACGCGACGCACTGCTCGATGTGCTCTCGGGACTGTCCCAGCGCCACGACATGTCGCTGGTGCACATCACCCACTACAACAACGAGGCTGACAGCGCCGACCGCGCCGTAAACCTCAGCGCCTCGGCTGACAACACCTCCATGGTCGCCACCGCCGCGGCCCCGGCCGCCACCGTCGCCAACGGCAGCCAGCCGAAGGGCACGCCCGTCCTCGAACTCGACCGCGTGAGCCACGAGTACGGCACCGGCACCCCGTGGGCCAAGCCCGCACTGCAGAACATCAGCTTTGCCGTGCACGAAGGAGACGGCGTGCTGATCCACGGCGGAAACGGGTCGGGCAAATCAACGCTGGCTTGGATCATGGCCGGCCTGGCCGTGCCCACCTTCGGTACCGCACTGGTGGATGGCCAACCCGCTCACGAGCGGGTGGGATCGGTGGCACTGGCCTTCCAAGCGGCGCGGCTGCAGCTGATGCGTGCCCGCGTCGACCTCGAGGTGGCCTCGGCTGCGGGGTTCGAGCCTGGTGACAAGAAACGGGTGTACGCGGCGCTCAATTCCGTCGGCCTGGACTCGTCGCTGGCGCGGCGGCGCACCGACCAGCTCTCCGGCGGCCAGATGCGTCGCGTGGTGCTGGCCGGACTGCTGGCTCGTGAACCCAAGGCGCTCATCCTCGACGAACCGCTGGCCGGTCTGGACGCCGAGAGCCAGGCCGGGTTGCTGCGCCTGCTGGAAGACCTGCGCAAGAACAGAGGCCTGACCGTCGTGGTGATCTCGCACGATTTCGTGGGGCTCGAAGAGCTGTGCCCACGGATCCTGCATCTGCGCGACGGCGTGATGGAGCCGGTGTCGACGACGTCGGCGGGAGGCATGTCATGA
- a CDS encoding energy-coupling factor transporter transmembrane component T family protein — protein sequence MTTSESAPPRNPTPRSVVLLRPVPGDSVIHRLWAGTKLLVVFVLGVLMTFYPGWVPIGLVAVLVAVAAYLARIPRGVLPSIPLWLWIFLFIGGLTASFAGGAPEFVVGSVTVGLGGLLNFLRITALSIVLLALGAMVSWTTNVSDVAPAVATLGRPFRRLGIPVDDWAVTLALALRSFPMLIDEFRVLFAARKLRPRPPLTTRKDKRRRWGIELVDLLAAAITVSLRRGDEMGDAITARGGTGQISAAESKPARRDWITMAIVVVVCALALVAELTVLGTSSAR from the coding sequence ATGACCACTTCTGAGTCCGCGCCGCCGCGGAACCCGACACCGCGTTCGGTGGTGTTGCTGCGGCCGGTGCCCGGCGACTCCGTGATCCACCGGTTGTGGGCGGGCACCAAATTGCTCGTGGTGTTCGTCCTCGGGGTGCTGATGACGTTCTATCCGGGCTGGGTGCCCATCGGGCTGGTCGCGGTGTTGGTCGCCGTGGCGGCTTACCTGGCTCGCATCCCGCGTGGGGTGTTGCCGTCGATTCCGTTGTGGCTGTGGATCTTCCTGTTCATCGGCGGGTTGACGGCCTCGTTTGCCGGCGGGGCCCCGGAGTTCGTGGTGGGTTCGGTCACGGTGGGATTGGGTGGCCTGCTGAACTTCCTGCGCATCACCGCGCTGTCCATCGTGCTGCTGGCGCTGGGCGCCATGGTGTCGTGGACGACGAACGTCTCCGACGTGGCACCTGCCGTGGCCACACTTGGCCGACCCTTCCGGCGGCTGGGGATCCCCGTCGACGATTGGGCTGTGACACTGGCGCTGGCGCTGCGGTCCTTCCCGATGCTGATCGACGAATTCCGCGTGTTGTTCGCCGCCCGCAAACTGCGTCCGCGGCCGCCGCTGACCACGCGGAAGGACAAGCGCCGCCGCTGGGGTATCGAGCTGGTCGATCTGCTGGCCGCCGCCATCACCGTCTCGCTGCGTCGCGGCGACGAGATGGGTGACGCCATCACCGCCCGCGGCGGCACCGGGCAGATCTCCGCGGCCGAATCCAAACCGGCGCGCCGAGACTGGATCACCATGGCCATCGTCGTCGTGGTCTGCGCGCTGGCGCTGGTGGCAGAGCTGACCGTCCTGGGCACCAGCTCGGCCCGCTGA